From a region of the Vicingus serpentipes genome:
- a CDS encoding lamin tail domain-containing protein, giving the protein MINKLGNIKYALLNAVFLMLSSFAFAQFSDDFSDGDFTNSPTWSGNDALFTITTGELNSQSSGAATYYLSTPSTLSSNAEWIFDLNLKFGTSGANYVDVFLMADVADLTTAQNGYFVRIGSTQDDIKLYSLVSGTANILIDGNDGDVNSTSNNPFQIKVTRDLSNNWALLYDDGILGSFTNAGSVFDNSVNSSSFFGVLIEQSSAASPINNHFFDNFYCGTIGADLTPPSIDSVVVVDANNLNVYFNEVVEINTAQSLTNYSADNGLGNPSTAMRDLTDSSIVHLTFSTAFTNGLTNNLTTINLEDNSGNVITSSVNPFTYVVIIPVTYGDVIINEIFADPSPQIGLPNAEFVELYNTSANTYNLGNWNFINSTTAKSLPNFVLMPNNYVILCSTTDTALYSPYGNVIGISSFTALTNGGDSLTLTDNNGVVVDVVSYDISWYNDPSKDDGGYTLELINPTNPCASGSGNWSASANTDGGTPGTQNSVFDSSPDVQAPTISTVKVISATQLEVFFNETMDSLSLATASYGLTGGINTTTVTINTNLQSVMLNLDAPLDSSLVYTLTINNATDCSGNLISLNSIDFGIGKAPLPYEIIITELFPDPSPTIGLPEQEYLELYNNTSKIIDLTNCWISDLSTANQIQSGKILPGEYLILCDDNNEGQFTPYGKVITVGSLPSLNNTDEVITLWDVDSNLIHTVHYFDSWYNDDDKKDGGWSIEMIDYNNPCGEADNWSASTKWFGGTPGIQNSIFASNPDNLLPEVVNANAMNDSTVLVTFNEAIQLGSVTINNGINIATITILDNKNILLNLSNKLQNQTIYTVTVNGAFDCVGNTISTNNSADFALPEQGGINDIVINEILFNPRDGGSDFVELYNNSNKYISLENWKLANLDNDSIDNYKIISELPYLLKPQQFVMLSVDVNNIKQEYFNAKEDAFLQMASLPTYSNDEGSVYLINNNDEVIDNVNYNEDMHFALLNSTDGVSLERIDYNRPSNDESNWHSAAEAVGFATPGYENSQYLIAEIGDEITLSPETFSPDNDGYDDVLNISYQFAEPGNVANVIIYDSKGRLIKNLVLNEYLGTQGTFSWDGIDENNEKAAIGIYIVYAEIVNINGDVKKYKKPCVVAGRLN; this is encoded by the coding sequence ATGATTAACAAGTTGGGAAATATAAAATACGCGCTACTTAATGCTGTTTTTTTAATGTTGAGCTCTTTTGCTTTTGCCCAATTTTCTGATGATTTTTCTGATGGAGATTTTACCAATAGCCCTACTTGGAGTGGTAATGATGCATTATTTACCATCACAACTGGGGAGTTAAACTCTCAAAGTTCTGGTGCAGCAACTTATTATTTAAGCACACCTTCAACATTAAGCTCAAATGCCGAGTGGATATTCGATCTTAACTTAAAATTTGGAACATCTGGAGCAAATTATGTAGATGTATTTTTAATGGCTGATGTTGCCGATTTAACAACTGCTCAAAACGGTTACTTTGTTAGAATTGGTAGTACTCAAGACGATATTAAACTTTATAGTTTAGTGAGTGGAACAGCAAATATTTTAATTGATGGAAATGATGGTGATGTAAACAGTACATCTAACAATCCTTTTCAAATTAAAGTAACTCGTGATTTATCTAATAACTGGGCTTTACTTTACGATGATGGTATTTTAGGCTCATTTACCAATGCTGGTTCTGTGTTTGATAATTCGGTAAACAGCTCCTCCTTTTTTGGAGTTTTAATTGAACAATCTTCGGCAGCAAGCCCAATCAACAATCACTTTTTCGATAATTTTTATTGTGGAACTATTGGAGCAGATTTAACTCCTCCAAGCATAGATTCTGTTGTAGTGGTTGATGCTAATAATTTGAACGTTTATTTTAACGAAGTAGTAGAAATCAACACCGCTCAATCTCTAACTAATTATTCCGCTGATAATGGCTTGGGTAATCCTTCTACTGCAATGCGAGACCTAACTGATTCAAGTATTGTTCATTTAACATTTTCCACTGCTTTTACAAACGGATTAACGAACAACTTAACAACTATTAATTTAGAAGATAATAGTGGAAATGTAATTACATCCTCAGTAAACCCTTTTACTTATGTGGTAATAATTCCTGTAACTTATGGCGATGTCATCATCAACGAAATTTTTGCTGATCCAAGTCCACAAATTGGATTGCCAAACGCTGAATTTGTTGAGCTTTATAACACCTCAGCAAACACCTACAATTTAGGTAATTGGAATTTTATAAATTCAACTACAGCTAAATCACTACCTAATTTTGTATTGATGCCGAACAACTACGTTATTCTTTGTTCTACAACAGATACAGCACTATACTCTCCTTATGGAAATGTTATTGGAATTTCTTCTTTCACTGCTTTAACAAACGGAGGCGATAGTTTAACTTTAACTGATAATAACGGAGTTGTTGTTGATGTTGTGAGCTACGACATTTCTTGGTACAACGACCCAAGCAAAGATGATGGAGGTTACACCTTAGAATTAATTAATCCAACTAACCCTTGTGCCTCTGGAAGTGGCAATTGGTCAGCTTCTGCAAATACAGACGGTGGAACTCCGGGAACTCAAAACTCCGTTTTTGACAGTTCTCCTGATGTTCAAGCACCAACTATTTCAACTGTTAAAGTAATATCTGCTACTCAATTGGAAGTATTTTTTAATGAAACAATGGATAGTCTTTCATTAGCAACAGCTTCTTATGGGTTAACTGGAGGAATAAATACAACAACTGTAACTATTAATACTAATTTACAAAGTGTAATGTTAAACTTAGATGCTCCATTAGATTCATCTTTGGTTTATACTTTAACAATAAACAATGCTACCGATTGTTCAGGCAACTTAATTTCTCTAAATTCTATTGATTTTGGTATTGGAAAAGCGCCCTTGCCATACGAAATTATCATTACAGAATTATTTCCAGACCCTTCACCAACAATTGGACTACCAGAGCAAGAATATTTGGAGCTTTACAACAACACTTCTAAAATTATTGATTTAACCAATTGCTGGATTTCTGATTTAAGCACAGCAAATCAAATACAATCGGGTAAAATTTTACCGGGAGAATACCTTATTCTTTGTGACGATAATAACGAGGGCCAATTTACTCCTTATGGAAAAGTTATAACTGTTGGTAGTTTGCCTTCATTAAATAATACGGATGAAGTTATAACCCTTTGGGATGTGGATAGTAATTTGATTCATACCGTTCATTATTTTGATTCGTGGTACAATGATGATGACAAAAAAGATGGTGGTTGGAGTATAGAAATGATTGATTACAACAATCCGTGTGGAGAAGCAGATAACTGGTCGGCATCTACCAAATGGTTTGGTGGAACTCCAGGAATTCAAAACTCAATTTTTGCAAGCAATCCAGACAATTTATTGCCAGAAGTAGTCAATGCAAATGCTATGAATGATTCTACTGTTTTGGTAACATTTAATGAAGCTATACAATTAGGCTCGGTTACCATTAACAACGGAATTAATATTGCAACGATTACCATTTTAGACAACAAAAACATACTGTTAAACTTGAGCAACAAGTTGCAAAACCAAACCATTTATACTGTTACCGTTAATGGTGCTTTCGATTGTGTCGGCAATACCATTAGTACAAATAATAGTGCTGATTTTGCTTTACCAGAACAAGGAGGAATCAATGATATTGTGATTAATGAAATATTATTTAACCCTCGCGATGGCGGAAGTGATTTTGTTGAACTATACAACAACTCAAACAAATACATTAGTCTTGAAAATTGGAAATTAGCTAACCTCGATAATGACAGTATAGATAATTATAAAATCATTTCGGAACTGCCTTATTTATTAAAACCTCAACAATTTGTGATGCTTTCGGTTGATGTAAACAACATTAAACAAGAGTATTTTAATGCAAAAGAAGACGCGTTTTTACAAATGGCCAGTTTACCAACTTATAGCAATGATGAAGGTTCGGTTTATTTAATCAACAACAATGATGAGGTTATTGACAATGTAAATTACAACGAAGACATGCATTTTGCGTTGCTAAACAGTACCGATGGTGTTTCGTTAGAACGTATCGATTATAACCGCCCAAGTAATGATGAAAGCAATTGGCATTCGGCAGCAGAAGCTGTTGGTTTTGCAACACCTGGCTACGAAAACTCACAATACTTAATTGCAGAAATTGGTGATGAAATTACTTTAAGCCCAGAAACATT
- a CDS encoding aspartate-semialdehyde dehydrogenase — protein MKIAVVGATGMVGNVMLKVLAERNFVINELIPVASEKSVGKEIEYKGKKYKVVSLQDAVNMAPNIAIFSAGGDTSLEWAPKFAAVGTTVIDNSSAWRMNPNNKLVVPEINASVLTAEDKIIANPNCSTIQMVLVMNPLHKKYKIKRVVVSTYQSITGTGVKAVEQLENERNNKAGEMAYHYPIDKNCIPQCDVFTDNGYTKEELKLMNEPKKIMGDDSIKLSATAVRVPVVGGHSESINIEFENDFDLAEVRKILHETEGITLQDNPDTNTYPMPLYAEGKDDVFVGRIRRDESQLNTINMWIVTDNLRKGAATNAVQIAEYLVEKGLLKQNVES, from the coding sequence ATGAAAATTGCCGTTGTAGGAGCTACCGGAATGGTAGGTAACGTAATGCTAAAAGTGTTAGCAGAAAGAAACTTTGTGATTAATGAATTAATTCCTGTTGCTTCAGAGAAGTCGGTAGGAAAAGAAATTGAGTACAAGGGCAAGAAGTATAAGGTGGTTTCGTTGCAAGATGCAGTAAATATGGCTCCAAACATTGCTATATTTTCTGCAGGAGGTGACACTTCTTTAGAATGGGCTCCAAAATTTGCAGCTGTTGGCACAACCGTAATTGATAATTCTTCAGCTTGGAGAATGAACCCAAACAATAAGTTGGTGGTACCAGAAATTAATGCTTCAGTTTTAACCGCTGAAGATAAAATTATTGCGAATCCCAACTGTTCAACCATACAAATGGTGTTGGTAATGAATCCATTGCATAAAAAATATAAAATTAAAAGAGTAGTGGTTTCTACTTACCAATCGATTACCGGAACAGGAGTTAAAGCTGTTGAGCAATTAGAAAACGAAAGAAATAACAAAGCTGGAGAAATGGCATACCATTACCCAATTGATAAAAACTGTATTCCGCAATGTGATGTTTTTACAGATAATGGATACACAAAAGAGGAGTTAAAATTAATGAATGAACCTAAAAAAATTATGGGTGACGATAGCATTAAACTTTCTGCAACTGCGGTAAGAGTTCCTGTTGTTGGAGGACATTCAGAATCTATCAACATAGAGTTTGAAAACGACTTTGATTTAGCTGAGGTCCGTAAAATTTTACATGAAACGGAAGGAATTACTTTGCAAGATAATCCGGACACCAACACTTATCCAATGCCATTGTATGCAGAAGGTAAAGATGATGTTTTTGTGGGAAGAATTAGAAGAGATGAATCGCAACTAAATACCATAAACATGTGGATAGTAACCGATAACTTGCGTAAAGGTGCTGCCACGAATGCTGTACAAATTGCGGAGTATTTGGTGGAAAAAGGACTGCTTAAACAAAACGTAGAAAGCTAA
- a CDS encoding M42 family metallopeptidase, whose protein sequence is MSKYKTLQELIAIDSPSGYTDNASKYIFDLLTSYGYSPEYTNKGAVKCALGANPKVAIAGHVDTLGAIVSGIKADGTLSFSLLGGLSLTGAEGEYVKIITHEGKTYTGTILINNPSVHANNEKEKTQRSIKSMHIRVDEEVYTKEDVEKLGIGVGDIICVDVKYQELASGFIKSRFLDNKAGCYVLFELARRLKEQGKEAPVEIFFSNYEEVGHGGTVGYSDSIEELLVIDMGVLGDDCEGNEVSCSICAKDSSGPYDYNFRKRLVDLAQKNNIPYKVDVYPFYGSDGSAALRAGNDFRVGLIGMGVAASHGTERTHIKGIEATIDLCLAYINEM, encoded by the coding sequence ATGAGTAAATATAAAACACTACAAGAGCTAATTGCTATCGATTCTCCATCGGGTTATACTGATAACGCAAGTAAATATATTTTTGATTTATTAACGAGTTATGGGTATTCTCCAGAATATACTAATAAAGGAGCTGTAAAATGTGCTTTGGGAGCAAATCCAAAAGTGGCTATTGCTGGGCATGTTGACACTTTGGGAGCTATTGTTTCTGGAATTAAAGCTGACGGAACGCTTTCTTTTTCATTGTTAGGAGGACTTTCATTAACTGGAGCAGAAGGAGAATATGTTAAAATTATTACACATGAAGGAAAAACTTATACCGGAACTATTTTAATTAATAACCCATCGGTACACGCGAATAACGAAAAAGAAAAAACGCAACGAAGCATAAAAAGCATGCACATTAGAGTGGATGAAGAAGTTTATACCAAAGAAGATGTAGAAAAATTAGGAATTGGAGTTGGCGATATTATTTGTGTAGATGTAAAATATCAGGAATTAGCTAGTGGATTTATCAAATCTCGATTTTTAGATAATAAAGCAGGTTGTTATGTGTTGTTTGAATTGGCTAGAAGATTAAAAGAACAAGGTAAAGAAGCACCTGTAGAAATTTTCTTTAGCAATTATGAAGAAGTTGGGCATGGTGGAACAGTTGGTTATTCTGATAGTATTGAAGAATTGTTAGTAATTGACATGGGTGTGTTGGGGGATGATTGTGAAGGAAACGAAGTAAGTTGTTCTATTTGTGCTAAAGATAGTTCAGGACCTTACGATTACAATTTTAGAAAACGATTAGTTGATTTGGCTCAAAAAAATAACATTCCATACAAAGTAGATGTTTATCCTTTTTATGGCTCAGATGGCTCAGCGGCTTTACGTGCTGGTAACGATTTTAGAGTTGGGTTAATTGGAATGGGGGTTGCTGCCTCACACGGAACAGAACGTACACACATTAAAGGTATTGAAGCAACCATTGATTTATGTTTGGCTTATATCAATGAAATGTAG